The Nitrospira sp. sequence AAGTGACTGCGGCATTCTGCCCCCGTTCGATCAATTCAAACAAGGCAGCACACCAGGCTCCATATCGTGGGTGGTCTTCGAGAAGATAAATGAAAACATTGGTATCGAGACCGATGCGTTGTCGTTGGACAGGAAGGCCTTGAGATGAGAAAGGCCCTACCACGACCGGCGCTCTCGTTTCAGGTAGTCAGCAGGATAGGTTCCCTTCGCTAGCCCCTGTAAAACCTTTGAATACCGTTTAGGCTTTGGCATGACAAGTGTCAGATCAT is a genomic window containing:
- a CDS encoding AbrB/MazE/SpoVT family DNA-binding domain-containing protein, whose protein sequence is MAVQKLSSKNQIVIPKEARQAMGVKGGDELLVVVKDDLTLVMPKPKRYSKVLQGLAKGTYPADYLKRERRSW